In Elusimicrobiota bacterium, a single window of DNA contains:
- a CDS encoding carboxymuconolactone decarboxylase family protein, with protein sequence MKSAKYHKGLKKLLEMEGEAGSAVVEKMKQISPDFTRYLLEFVFGEIYARPGLDIKTKEAVTLAGMVTLGAALQVKVHVKAALNLGFTEQEIIEMMLQLAPIVGFVRAMDGLIAAKQAFDESKASPQ encoded by the coding sequence ATGAAATCTGCCAAATATCACAAGGGGCTGAAAAAGCTGCTTGAAATGGAGGGCGAAGCGGGCAGCGCTGTCGTTGAAAAAATGAAGCAGATCTCCCCTGATTTCACGCGGTATCTGCTGGAATTTGTATTCGGAGAGATATATGCAAGGCCTGGATTGGACATCAAAACAAAAGAAGCCGTTACGCTTGCCGGCATGGTCACCTTGGGAGCCGCGTTGCAAGTGAAAGTGCATGTGAAGGCGGCTCTGAATCTTGGCTTTACGGAGCAGGAGATCATCGAGATGATGTTGCAGTTGGCGCCGATAGTCGGCTTTGTCCGGGCGATGGACGGCCTTATAGCAGCGAAACAAGCA